A DNA window from Brassica napus cultivar Da-Ae chromosome C1, Da-Ae, whole genome shotgun sequence contains the following coding sequences:
- the BNAC01G04100D gene encoding uncharacterized protein BNAC01G04100D isoform X3 yields MAWRSAGSAARSFVSATARAPSLRPPPATLPRLRPSQSSLPRRRFTNPRNLGELGCTQSLLPLHNVVASSRLISHLNLNVRAFCELPNGT; encoded by the exons ATGGCTTGGCGCAGTGCAGGATCTGCTGCTCGCTCTTTCGTTTCCGCCACCGCTAGAGCTCCGTCCCTCCGACCTCCGCCGGCAACGCTTCCGCGCCTCCGTCCTTCCCAGTCCTCTTTGCCTCGCCGCCGATTCACAAATCCAAG GAACTTGGGAGAGCTTGGATGCACACAGTCTCTCTTGCCTTTGCACAACGTGGTGGCTTCGTCGAGACTCATTTCTCACCTTAATCTCAACGTGCGAGCTTTCTGCGAACTCCCTAACG GTACTTAA
- the BNAC01G04100D gene encoding uncharacterized protein BNAC01G04100D isoform X1, protein MAWRSAGSAARSFVSATARAPSLRPPPATLPRLRPSQSSLPRRRFTNPRNLGELGCTQSLLPLHNVVASSRLISHLNLNVRAFCELPNGTFQRTCQDR, encoded by the exons ATGGCTTGGCGCAGTGCAGGATCTGCTGCTCGCTCTTTCGTTTCCGCCACCGCTAGAGCTCCGTCCCTCCGACCTCCGCCGGCAACGCTTCCGCGCCTCCGTCCTTCCCAGTCCTCTTTGCCTCGCCGCCGATTCACAAATCCAAG GAACTTGGGAGAGCTTGGATGCACACAGTCTCTCTTGCCTTTGCACAACGTGGTGGCTTCGTCGAGACTCATTTCTCACCTTAATCTCAACGTGCGAGCTTTCTGCGAACTCCCTAACGGTACCTTCCAACGCACTTGTCAAGATCGCTAA
- the LOC106401802 gene encoding TIP41-like protein, producing METEVDKEILKSAGAELLPDGRKGLRIHDWEIETIRGTILTSLAHEQWEEKLKTSHLPEMVFGENALVLKHLSSNTKIHFNAFDALAGWKQEGLPPVEVPAAAKWKFRSKPSQQVILDYDYTFTTPYSGSGVVEKDQETVEAKANTEGEDSLKWENCEEQIDLAALSLKEPILFYDEVVLYEDELADNGVSLLTVKVRVMPSSWFLLLRFWLRVDGVLMRLRETRMHYVFGKGETPTVLRESCWRETTFKSLSAKGYPVDLAVYSDPGPISQRLPVIKQITQKLMIPHKV from the exons ATGGAGACGGAGGTCGATAAGGAGATTCTAAAATCTGCCGGAGCTGAGCTTCTTCCCGACGGACGTAAAGGCTTACGAATCCATGACTGGGAGATCGAAACCATCCGCGGCACGATTCTCACTTCTCTCGCTCACGAACA GTGGGAAGAGAAGCTTAAGACCTCTCACTTACCTGAAATGGTCTTTGGCGAGAATGCGTTAGTGCTTAAACACTTGAGCAGCAACACGAAGATTCATTTTAACGCGTTTGATGCACTTGCGGGTTGGAAGCAAGAAGGGCTTCCACCTGTTGAGGTTCCTGCTGCTGCAAAATGGAAGTTCAGGAG CAAGCCGTCTCAGCAGGTGATACTGGATTATGATTACACTTTTACTACGCCGTACTCTGGTAGCGGAGTTGTTGAGAAAGACCAAGAAACG GTTGAGGCCAAAGCAAATACTGAGGGGGAAGATAGTCTTAAGTGGGAGAACTGTGAAGAGCAGATTGATTTGGCTGCTCTTTCACTTAAAGAACCTATTCTCTTCTATGATGAG GTAGTTTTGTATGAAGATGAACTGGCTGACAATGGAGTGTCACTTCTGACTGTGAAAGTG AGAGTCATGCCAAGTTCATGGTTTCTCCTCTTACGATTTTGG CTTAGAGTTGATGGTGTGCTTATGAGGTTGAGAGAGACGAGAATGCATTATGTGTTTGGCAAAGGGGAGACACCCACTGTTCTTCGTGAAAGCTGTTGGAGAGAAACAACATTTAAGTCTCTATCTGCG AAAGGGTATCCAGTTGATTTAGCAGTCTATAGCGACCCAGGCCCCATCAGTCAGAGGCTTCCGGTGATTAAGCAGATAACACAGAAGCTGATGATTCCTCATAAAGTGTAA
- the LOC106397168 gene encoding thioredoxin domain-containing protein 9 homolog: MDNPIQEILEKQLLTVAKAMEDKLDEEIASLEKPDEDDLEVLRERRLQQMKKMAEKRKRWMSHGHGEYTEIPSEKDFFAAVKASERVVCHFYRENWPCKVMDKHLGILAKQHIETRFVKIQAEKSPFLAERLKIVVLPTLALIKNTKVDDYVVGFNELGGKDDFSTEDLEERLARAQVIHYEGESSHKPKSTTQTKRSVRQSARSDSDSE; encoded by the exons ATGGATAATCCTATTCAAGAG ATTCTGGAGAAGCAGCTTCTGACGGTGGCGAAAGCCATGGAGGACAAGCTCGACGAGGAGATCGCGTCCCTTGAAAAGCCTGACGAGGACGATCTGGAGGTGTTGAGGGAGAGGAGGCTGCAGCAGATGAAGAAAATGGCGGAGAAAAGGAAGCGTTGGATGAGTCATGGACACGGCGAGTACACAGAGATCCCTTCCGAGAAAGACTTCTTCGCCGCCGTCAAGGCTAGCGAACGCGTCGTGTGCCACTTCTACCGCGAGAATTGGCCCTGTAAA gTGATGGATAAGCACTTGGGTATATTGGCAAAGCAGCACATTGAGACGCGTTTTGTGAAGATCCAAGCTGAGAAAAGTCCCTTCTTGGCTGAGAGGCTCAAGATTGTCGTTCTTCCCACTCTTGCCCTCATCAAGAACACTAAAGTGGATGATTATGTG GTTGGGTTCAATGAGCTGGGAGGGAAAGACGATTTCAGCACAGAGGATCTGGAAGAGAGGTTAGCTAGAGCTCAAGTCATACATTACGAAGGGGAATCATCTCATAAACCAAAGTCTACTACACAAACCAAGAGGAGCGTAAGGCAGAGTGCTAGATCAGATTCTGACTCTGAATAA
- the BNAC01G04100D gene encoding uncharacterized protein BNAC01G04100D isoform X2 produces MAWRSAGSAARSFVSATARAPSLRPPPATLPRLRPSQSSLPRRRFTNPRNLGELGCTQSLLPLHNVVASSRLISHLNLNVRAFCELPNGNGKDG; encoded by the exons ATGGCTTGGCGCAGTGCAGGATCTGCTGCTCGCTCTTTCGTTTCCGCCACCGCTAGAGCTCCGTCCCTCCGACCTCCGCCGGCAACGCTTCCGCGCCTCCGTCCTTCCCAGTCCTCTTTGCCTCGCCGCCGATTCACAAATCCAAG GAACTTGGGAGAGCTTGGATGCACACAGTCTCTCTTGCCTTTGCACAACGTGGTGGCTTCGTCGAGACTCATTTCTCACCTTAATCTCAACGTGCGAGCTTTCTGCGAACTCCCTAACG GGAATGGAAAAGATGGGTGA